The following proteins are encoded in a genomic region of Dyadobacter sp. UC 10:
- a CDS encoding NAD(P)-dependent alcohol dehydrogenase, producing the protein MTETTNIKAYGTTAAEAPINAMDISRRVPTAHDVQIKIRYCGVCHSDIHTARSEWGGTIYPCVPGHEIVGEIIRVGDHVSKFKVGDIVGVGCMVDSCRECQYCQEGLEQYCEPGMTGTYNSPDKYLDTPTFGGYSESVVVDENYVLRIPENLDLAATAPLLCAGITTYSPLRHWKVGPGHKVGVVGIGGLGHMGIKIAKAMGAHVVAFTTSESKFSEAKRLGADEVVLSKDGEQMAAYRGKLNFILDAVSAEHDIDAYLSLLRVDGSLALVGAPENPLPVAAFSLIMGRKSFAGSMIGGIAETQEMLDFCGEHNIVADIEMIDIQEINEAYERMIKGDVKYRFVINLASIAK; encoded by the coding sequence ATGACAGAAACAACAAACATCAAAGCATACGGCACAACAGCAGCCGAGGCGCCTATAAACGCAATGGATATCAGCCGCAGGGTTCCGACTGCGCACGACGTACAAATTAAAATCCGATACTGCGGTGTTTGCCACTCGGATATTCATACTGCCAGAAGCGAATGGGGCGGTACGATTTATCCCTGCGTTCCGGGGCATGAAATTGTTGGGGAAATCATCCGAGTCGGCGATCATGTGAGCAAGTTCAAAGTGGGCGATATCGTGGGCGTGGGTTGTATGGTGGACTCCTGTCGCGAGTGCCAGTATTGCCAGGAAGGTTTGGAACAGTATTGCGAACCGGGTATGACGGGCACTTACAATTCGCCGGACAAATACCTGGACACGCCCACTTTCGGTGGTTATTCCGAAAGCGTGGTGGTCGATGAAAATTACGTCCTCCGCATTCCTGAAAACCTGGATCTGGCGGCGACAGCACCTTTATTATGTGCAGGAATTACTACATACTCGCCATTACGACACTGGAAAGTGGGGCCGGGGCACAAGGTTGGGGTTGTCGGGATTGGTGGTTTGGGCCACATGGGGATCAAAATCGCCAAAGCAATGGGCGCGCACGTGGTTGCATTCACTACTTCCGAATCGAAATTCTCGGAGGCTAAGCGACTTGGTGCAGATGAAGTGGTATTGTCGAAAGACGGGGAGCAAATGGCTGCTTACCGGGGCAAGCTCAACTTCATTCTTGACGCCGTCTCGGCCGAGCATGATATCGACGCATACCTGAGTTTGCTCCGCGTGGATGGTTCGCTGGCGCTTGTTGGAGCACCTGAAAATCCGCTGCCGGTTGCAGCTTTCAGCCTGATTATGGGTCGTAAAAGCTTTGCCGGGTCGATGATCGGCGGCATTGCCGAAACGCAGGAAATGCTGGATTTCTGCGGCGAACATAATATTGTCGCAGACATTGAAATGATCGATATTCAGGAGATCAACGAAGCCTACGAACGGATGATCAAAGGCGACGTGAAATACCGTTTCGTCATTAATCTGGCTTCTATCGCGAAGTAA
- a CDS encoding FAD binding domain-containing protein, which yields MMQFQYERAKSVKAAISGLANSSNARFIAGGTNLIDLMKRNITAPTRLVDINKVPLKDIQQQNGKTVIGALALNSQVADHKLIIEKHPLLSQALNAGASAQIRNMATVGGNIMQRTRCHYFYDTALPCNKRDPGVGCGALEGLNRMHAVFGASEQCIAVHPSDMCVALVALDATVLVAGPKGERRIPFEEFHRLPGNQPEKDNTLQNDEMIISVEIPDNGFSKNSYYMKVRDRASYAFALVSVAAALSMDGKVIKDARLAMGGVAHKPWRLKEAEKALVGEPATEKTFWQAAEIAMQGAKAYKYNAFKLKLGPNVVVEALNNAAGPM from the coding sequence ATGATGCAATTCCAATATGAACGCGCAAAGTCCGTAAAGGCAGCCATCAGTGGTTTGGCAAACAGCAGCAATGCGCGGTTCATCGCCGGCGGCACAAACCTGATCGACTTGATGAAGCGGAACATTACCGCACCGACCAGGCTGGTGGATATTAATAAAGTCCCTCTCAAAGATATTCAGCAGCAAAACGGCAAAACTGTCATCGGCGCGCTGGCATTGAACAGCCAGGTAGCAGATCATAAACTGATTATTGAGAAGCACCCGCTGCTTTCGCAGGCATTGAATGCAGGAGCATCGGCACAGATCCGGAATATGGCGACGGTAGGCGGAAATATAATGCAGCGTACACGTTGCCACTATTTTTACGATACGGCCTTGCCTTGCAACAAGCGCGACCCGGGTGTCGGCTGCGGCGCATTGGAAGGCTTGAACCGGATGCATGCTGTCTTTGGCGCGAGTGAGCAATGTATTGCCGTGCACCCAAGCGATATGTGCGTTGCATTGGTCGCATTAGACGCGACTGTTTTGGTGGCGGGGCCGAAAGGGGAAAGACGCATTCCGTTTGAAGAATTTCACCGGCTTCCGGGCAACCAGCCAGAAAAGGATAACACGCTGCAAAACGATGAAATGATCATTTCGGTGGAGATTCCTGATAATGGATTCAGCAAAAACAGTTATTACATGAAGGTCCGCGACCGTGCTTCCTATGCTTTTGCATTGGTATCGGTGGCAGCTGCTTTGAGTATGGACGGGAAGGTGATTAAAGATGCCAGACTGGCGATGGGCGGCGTGGCGCATAAGCCGTGGCGATTGAAAGAGGCGGAAAAGGCATTGGTGGGAGAACCGGCCACAGAAAAAACTTTCTGGCAAGCTGCGGAAATCGCAATGCAGGGTGCGAAGGCTTACAAATACAATGCATTCAAACTGAAACTTGGCCCGAATGTGGTTGTTGAGGCCTTGAATAATGCCGCTGGCCCGATGTAA
- a CDS encoding lysophospholipid acyltransferase family protein yields MFRKITIGLNLLLAICRSASFIIYIITRYVLRYRHEILMQNFANAFPQKTAEERKALVKAYYKHLGDLVVEPVLFALASPAARMKLATYSNKELLSDLYAKNKHAIVLASHHGNWEYLINLPREVDFQVYTAYTPISNLRIDSWVHKMRSQMGVTVILKKNFYKAALSALRAPDSPALVVVIADQRPAPGSSKYSIEFLNQNTSVQLGAERLALASNAVVLYLQCRKVARFHYNYTFHLITENPASSKPLDITRQYYKMIEKDIDLDPATWLWSHKRWKPVDPLSGRTQ; encoded by the coding sequence TTGTTCAGAAAAATAACTATCGGTTTGAACCTGTTACTGGCAATTTGCCGATCTGCGTCCTTCATCATTTATATCATCACCAGGTATGTGCTCAGATACAGGCATGAGATATTAATGCAAAATTTCGCAAATGCATTCCCACAGAAAACAGCGGAGGAAAGAAAAGCCTTGGTGAAAGCATATTATAAACATTTGGGAGATCTGGTAGTTGAGCCGGTCCTTTTTGCCCTCGCCAGTCCCGCCGCCAGAATGAAGCTGGCTACTTACAGTAACAAAGAGCTGTTGAGCGATCTGTACGCTAAAAACAAACACGCGATCGTCTTAGCCTCCCACCATGGTAATTGGGAATACCTGATCAATTTGCCCCGGGAAGTGGATTTTCAGGTATACACTGCATATACGCCCATTTCAAATCTGCGTATCGATAGCTGGGTACATAAAATGCGTTCGCAAATGGGCGTTACTGTGATTTTGAAGAAGAATTTTTACAAAGCCGCCCTGTCAGCTTTACGGGCGCCCGACAGCCCCGCGCTGGTAGTGGTGATAGCCGATCAGCGGCCCGCCCCGGGAAGCTCGAAGTACAGTATTGAGTTTTTAAACCAAAATACCAGCGTGCAGCTAGGTGCCGAACGTCTTGCTCTGGCTTCTAATGCGGTGGTACTTTATCTCCAGTGCAGGAAAGTTGCGCGCTTTCATTATAATTATACCTTTCATTTGATAACAGAAAATCCTGCTTCAAGTAAGCCGCTGGATATTACCCGGCAGTATTATAAAATGATTGAAAAGGATATTGATCTCGATCCTGCTACCTGGCTCTGGTCGCATAAGCGGTGGAAACCGGTTGACCCTTTATCAGGCCGGACTCAATAG
- a CDS encoding zinc-binding dehydrogenase, with the protein MNLATLFIFNKAGEDMQMVEKEIPVVAPEEILVRNLYTTICGSDLHTFCGLRHEKTPTILGHEIVGEVVETGIKHSGRDYAGSLLSPGDIVTWSIFSADPASVQALRGMPQKASGLFKYGHAQVTEHDAFHGGLAEYCVLKKNTAVLKIPAGVPLDVAATINCAVATVAGALRLAGDLRRKRVLITGLGLLGIVCSAICKDAGAAKICTADINADRLAQSTAFGADDTYLLKNPGGSETDSQVPENFDVVFDMSGAPDAMETGVASLDVGGIAVWIGAVFSARKVVIDAEQVVRKLLTIKGLYNYNYEDFVYAVDFIGRCHARFPFSKIIGKEFSLAEAQSAFEYAIEFKPLRVGIRF; encoded by the coding sequence ATGAATCTGGCAACGCTATTCATTTTTAATAAGGCAGGGGAGGACATGCAAATGGTCGAGAAGGAGATACCGGTAGTCGCGCCCGAAGAGATTCTGGTCAGAAATCTTTACACCACCATTTGTGGCAGCGACCTGCATACTTTCTGCGGCTTGCGGCATGAAAAAACGCCTACCATCCTCGGTCATGAAATTGTGGGTGAGGTAGTGGAAACCGGCATCAAGCATTCGGGCAGGGACTATGCAGGCAGTTTGCTCAGCCCGGGTGACATTGTTACATGGAGTATTTTTTCAGCAGATCCTGCGTCCGTCCAGGCATTGAGGGGTATGCCGCAAAAAGCGTCCGGATTATTTAAATACGGCCACGCCCAGGTCACCGAGCATGATGCTTTTCATGGTGGCCTGGCCGAATATTGTGTTTTAAAAAAGAATACGGCGGTGTTGAAAATACCGGCCGGCGTCCCGCTGGACGTGGCTGCGACAATCAACTGTGCCGTAGCGACGGTGGCAGGTGCATTGAGGCTTGCAGGGGATCTGCGGAGAAAGCGTGTGCTCATTACGGGTTTGGGCTTGCTGGGAATCGTATGCTCGGCCATCTGTAAGGATGCGGGTGCAGCGAAAATCTGTACAGCAGATATCAATGCCGACCGGCTCGCGCAATCCACAGCTTTCGGGGCCGACGATACTTACCTGCTCAAGAACCCGGGCGGATCAGAAACGGATTCTCAGGTACCGGAAAACTTCGATGTGGTTTTTGATATGAGTGGCGCGCCCGATGCAATGGAAACGGGGGTTGCGTCACTGGATGTAGGCGGGATCGCTGTCTGGATAGGGGCAGTTTTCAGCGCCCGGAAGGTCGTAATCGATGCGGAGCAGGTTGTTCGCAAGTTGCTGACTATAAAGGGACTGTATAATTATAATTATGAGGATTTCGTATACGCTGTGGATTTTATTGGCCGCTGTCACGCTCGTTTTCCGTTTAGTAAAATAATAGGAAAGGAATTCAGCCTGGCGGAGGCCCAATCCGCTTTTGAGTATGCTATTGAATTTAAGCCACTTAGGGTAGGTATTCGCTTTTGA
- a CDS encoding helix-turn-helix domain-containing protein — protein sequence MWARAIFCYSCNMGGFFILEVGRRIKEKRLDKRMTLQELADKSGVSKGLVSQIENGRTIPSLPVMLGIIQSLEIEVSEFFQGLSLLEPTILVNRRKDYAPFQKEDAKGFNYSRMMMRNLPASTIDFALLELTTESYREEVTTDAYEFIYIIKGQTECRVNGQTMVLEEGDSIFFDGRLPHVPKNTSDSNCLLLVLYFFDQNS from the coding sequence ATGTGGGCGCGTGCTATTTTTTGCTATTCTTGCAACATGGGAGGATTTTTCATTTTAGAGGTTGGCCGCCGCATTAAAGAAAAAAGGCTTGACAAGCGAATGACTCTGCAGGAACTGGCAGACAAATCGGGCGTCAGCAAGGGATTGGTTTCACAAATTGAGAACGGCCGTACTATCCCATCGCTGCCAGTTATGCTTGGCATTATCCAGTCGCTGGAAATTGAAGTCAGCGAGTTCTTTCAGGGGCTGAGCCTCCTGGAACCGACAATCCTGGTAAACCGCCGGAAGGACTATGCTCCGTTTCAGAAAGAGGATGCGAAAGGCTTCAATTATAGTCGGATGATGATGCGCAACCTGCCTGCCAGCACCATTGATTTTGCCTTATTGGAACTCACCACGGAATCGTACCGTGAAGAAGTTACGACCGATGCCTACGAGTTTATTTATATTATAAAAGGTCAAACCGAGTGCCGGGTAAACGGACAAACAATGGTTTTGGAAGAGGGCGATTCCATATTCTTCGATGGCCGCCTGCCGCATGTGCCCAAAAACACTTCCGATAGTAACTGCCTCCTGCTGGTACTATACTTTTTCGATCAGAACAGTTAG
- a CDS encoding alkaline phosphatase produces the protein MKRLQKVLFLILFLLLNPFQNAFAQGRIEHVILIGSDGFGAYAFENAKVPNLRKLMKEGSWTLQARTVLPSSSAPNWASMVMGAGPELHGYTKWGSQSPDLPARVLDEYGMFPTVYALLRKEKPKSEIGVIYEWDGIGYLFPKKAVNKDQNCDGDLALTRAATSYIKEKKPNFLFIHLHDVDSVGHNAGHGTPDYYAAIERTDTHIGSIIRSIEEAGMMDKTAIIFTADHGGINKGHGAITMQEMQIPWIITGPGIRKDNEVKESIMTFDTAATIAAIFKLKTPQVWIGGPVEAAFK, from the coding sequence ATGAAACGATTGCAGAAAGTGCTATTCCTAATCCTTTTTTTATTGTTAAACCCTTTTCAAAATGCATTTGCGCAGGGCCGGATCGAGCATGTTATCCTGATCGGCTCGGATGGTTTCGGCGCATATGCTTTTGAAAATGCCAAAGTACCCAACCTTCGCAAGCTGATGAAGGAAGGCTCCTGGACATTGCAGGCCAGGACGGTCCTGCCTTCGTCGAGCGCTCCTAACTGGGCTTCTATGGTGATGGGAGCGGGCCCCGAGCTGCACGGCTATACCAAATGGGGCAGCCAGTCGCCGGACCTGCCTGCCCGGGTACTGGATGAATACGGTATGTTCCCGACGGTTTATGCCTTATTGAGGAAAGAAAAACCCAAAAGCGAGATCGGCGTGATTTACGAGTGGGACGGGATCGGTTATTTGTTCCCCAAAAAAGCGGTGAACAAAGACCAGAACTGTGACGGTGACCTGGCCCTGACGAGAGCGGCAACATCTTACATTAAAGAAAAGAAACCCAATTTTCTGTTCATCCATTTGCACGATGTCGACAGCGTAGGGCACAATGCTGGTCACGGCACGCCCGATTACTACGCGGCCATAGAGCGCACCGACACGCACATCGGCAGCATTATCAGGAGCATCGAGGAAGCGGGTATGATGGACAAAACAGCCATCATTTTTACCGCGGATCACGGCGGGATCAACAAAGGCCACGGCGCGATTACCATGCAGGAAATGCAGATTCCCTGGATTATTACCGGGCCAGGGATACGAAAAGACAATGAGGTAAAGGAGAGTATCATGACCTTTGATACGGCGGCGACAATTGCGGCGATATTTAAGCTCAAAACCCCGCAGGTTTGGATAGGAGGGCCGGTTGAGGCGGCATTTAAATAA
- a CDS encoding phosphonatase-like hydrolase codes for MIKMVVFDMAGTTVDEDNVVYKTLMEAVNERQFDFTLDEVLAEGAGKEKLQAIRSVLASKGIIDEELASGIFEKFQVMLDEAYRTLQVTGQPNTTEVFEALRESGVIVVLNTGYNRQTAEALIGKIGWKQGVHFDELVTASDVEKNRPEPDMIALAMNRLGIDDAKSVIKVGDSSIDIEEGQNAGCRFSIGITTGAHTREQLAEANPDFIIDNLSELLPIVKAHSLAG; via the coding sequence ATGATCAAAATGGTAGTTTTCGACATGGCGGGCACGACAGTCGATGAAGATAATGTGGTTTACAAAACGCTTATGGAAGCTGTCAATGAGAGGCAGTTTGACTTTACTTTGGACGAAGTGCTGGCCGAGGGAGCGGGGAAAGAAAAGTTGCAGGCGATCAGGAGTGTTCTGGCTTCCAAAGGAATTATCGACGAAGAGCTGGCTTCCGGGATATTTGAGAAATTCCAGGTTATGCTGGACGAGGCTTACCGAACCCTGCAAGTTACCGGGCAACCCAACACGACCGAAGTTTTTGAAGCATTAAGAGAAAGCGGGGTGATCGTAGTGCTTAATACAGGTTACAACCGGCAAACGGCCGAGGCGCTGATTGGTAAGATTGGCTGGAAGCAGGGTGTTCATTTTGATGAGCTGGTAACTGCGTCGGATGTTGAAAAAAACCGGCCCGAACCGGATATGATCGCGTTGGCAATGAACCGTTTGGGTATCGACGATGCAAAAAGTGTGATCAAAGTCGGGGATTCTTCGATTGACATTGAAGAGGGACAAAATGCCGGCTGCCGTTTCAGCATTGGAATAACAACAGGAGCCCATACACGTGAGCAGCTTGCAGAGGCAAATCCCGATTTTATCATCGATAACCTTTCCGAACTGCTGCCAATCGTCAAAGCGCATTCCCTGGCCGGATAG
- a CDS encoding nucleoside hydrolase, whose translation MIRLLLFCFSFLLTSGISTHSLAWQDESPVAVILDTDMDSDVDDVGALAMLHAYERQKKATILGIIVTSDDKYSASCTDAINVWFGRKDIPIGVSQKDSLREFSKYTRQISGQFPNRFKSNAEAEDGTTVYRRLLSNAPDQSVVIVTIGHLTSLSKLLDSAPDSNSPLSGRDLVRKKVKRWSCMGGQFPEGKEANFYRPDPASTINCLTKWKLPVTFAGWEVGNQIVTGGASFKAHSDPKSPVYKAYALYNGFQGRASWDQIALLEAVEGAETYFTVKKDGHCKVAPDGSNKWIAPADDSQGYLVICAPVEKIRGQVDRLMLGK comes from the coding sequence ATGATCCGATTACTCCTATTCTGCTTTTCTTTTTTATTAACATCCGGGATATCAACTCACTCCCTTGCCTGGCAGGACGAGTCGCCCGTTGCAGTAATTCTTGATACCGATATGGATTCGGACGTTGACGATGTGGGTGCGCTCGCTATGCTTCACGCCTACGAGCGGCAGAAAAAAGCCACGATCCTTGGAATAATCGTTACCAGTGACGATAAATACAGCGCTTCCTGTACGGATGCGATCAATGTGTGGTTTGGCCGCAAGGATATACCGATAGGCGTGAGTCAGAAGGATTCGCTGCGGGAATTTTCAAAATACACCCGGCAGATCTCCGGGCAATTCCCCAACCGTTTCAAGTCTAATGCCGAAGCCGAAGACGGTACCACAGTTTACCGCAGACTTTTGTCAAACGCGCCGGATCAAAGTGTGGTGATCGTCACGATCGGCCATTTGACTAGTCTCAGTAAGCTGCTTGATTCCGCACCGGATTCCAATAGCCCTTTGAGTGGACGCGATCTGGTCAGGAAAAAGGTTAAGCGCTGGTCGTGCATGGGCGGGCAGTTCCCGGAAGGCAAGGAGGCCAATTTTTACCGCCCGGACCCGGCTTCGACCATAAATTGTCTGACCAAATGGAAACTTCCTGTGACATTCGCGGGCTGGGAAGTTGGTAATCAAATTGTTACGGGCGGCGCTTCTTTCAAGGCACACAGCGACCCCAAAAGTCCCGTCTACAAAGCGTATGCGCTTTACAACGGATTTCAGGGCCGCGCCAGCTGGGACCAGATTGCTTTGCTGGAAGCGGTTGAAGGTGCAGAAACCTATTTTACCGTAAAAAAAGACGGGCACTGCAAGGTTGCTCCCGACGGAAGCAACAAATGGATAGCACCTGCAGACGATTCACAGGGTTACCTCGTTATTTGCGCGCCGGTTGAAAAGATACGCGGGCAGGTCGACCGGTTAATGCTCGGCAAATAG